In the Streptomyces formicae genome, one interval contains:
- a CDS encoding NDP-hexose 2,3-dehydratase family protein, translating into MTPTRQFMEAAPHTTSDATPRPTALRPRGDACLADRLARSVLAREGSGSGVRTTRVPDLLAARARTGGYLVDRVPLDALSGWSFTPGTGNLAHDSGRFFSVEGLRAEVGGSAPHGWQQPIIHQPEVGILGLLAREFDGVLHFLMQAKMEPGNAGLVQLSPTVQATRSNYTKVHRGRDVAYLDHFVGPARGRVLTDVLQSEHGSWFFHKTNRNMVVETDRDVPVRDGYLWLTLGQLGELLRHDDVVNMDSRSVLACLPFAPESASALRSDAEVRSWFTEERSLRDVRAELTPLSSVTGWHRDRWSIAHEQGRYFEVVGVSVRAQGREVPQWTQPLFRPLGTGVTAFVTRRFGGVRHVLAHARREGGFLDTVELGPTVQCTPANHAHLPPDRQPPFLTSVLQAPPSSVLFDTVLSEEGGRFLRARSRYLIVEADESTAPTTPPPDFAWLTPGQLNSLTQHGHYVNVQARSLLASLLTTEIPRSPA; encoded by the coding sequence ACGCGACACCCCGGCCCACCGCCCTGCGCCCACGCGGTGACGCCTGCCTCGCCGACCGCCTGGCCCGCTCCGTCCTCGCCCGCGAGGGCTCAGGATCGGGCGTGCGTACGACGCGGGTGCCCGACCTCCTCGCCGCGCGGGCCCGCACCGGCGGCTACCTCGTGGACCGGGTCCCGCTGGACGCGCTGTCCGGCTGGTCGTTCACCCCCGGCACGGGCAACCTCGCGCACGACAGCGGCCGCTTCTTCTCCGTGGAGGGACTGCGCGCCGAGGTCGGCGGTTCCGCGCCGCACGGCTGGCAGCAGCCGATCATCCACCAGCCCGAGGTGGGCATCCTGGGCCTGCTCGCCCGGGAGTTCGACGGGGTGCTGCACTTCCTGATGCAGGCGAAGATGGAGCCGGGCAACGCGGGCCTGGTGCAGCTCTCCCCGACGGTCCAGGCCACCCGGAGCAACTACACCAAGGTGCACAGGGGCCGCGACGTCGCCTACCTGGACCACTTCGTCGGCCCCGCGCGCGGCCGCGTCCTCACCGACGTGCTCCAGTCGGAACACGGCTCGTGGTTCTTCCACAAGACCAACCGCAACATGGTGGTCGAGACGGACCGGGACGTCCCGGTCCGCGACGGATACCTCTGGCTCACCCTGGGCCAGCTCGGCGAACTCCTGCGCCACGACGACGTCGTCAACATGGACTCCCGCTCGGTGCTCGCCTGCCTCCCCTTCGCCCCGGAGTCCGCGTCGGCCCTGCGCTCCGACGCGGAGGTCAGGTCCTGGTTCACCGAGGAACGGTCGCTGCGCGACGTGCGGGCGGAGCTGACCCCGCTGTCCTCGGTCACCGGCTGGCACCGCGACCGCTGGTCCATCGCCCACGAACAGGGCCGCTACTTCGAGGTGGTGGGCGTCTCCGTACGCGCGCAGGGCCGCGAGGTCCCCCAGTGGACCCAGCCCCTGTTCCGCCCGCTCGGCACGGGCGTCACGGCCTTCGTCACCCGGCGCTTCGGCGGCGTACGCCACGTCCTGGCCCACGCGCGCAGGGAGGGCGGCTTCCTCGACACGGTGGAACTGGGCCCCACGGTCCAGTGCACCCCCGCCAACCACGCGCACCTGCCCCCGGACCGGCAGCCCCCGTTCCTGACGTCCGTCCTTCAGGCGCCACCCTCCTCGGTCCTCTTCGACACGGTCCTCTCCGAGGAGGGCGGCAGGTTCCTGCGCGCCCGCAGCCGCTACCTGATCGTGGAGGCGGACGAGTCCACGGCCCCCACGACACCACCACCGGACTTCGCCTGGCTCACTCCGGGCCAGCTCAACTCCCTCACCCAGCACGGCCATTACGTGAACGTGCAGGCCCGCTCCCTGCTGGCCTCCCTCCTGACGACGGAGATCCCCCGCTCGCCCGCGTAA
- a CDS encoding DUF6332 family protein, translated as MDKGRESRWEKDAMTVEIMFALISAAFVAGGVFFVVLVPALVWDLSAGVDKGFQVVAGVLGLGAAGWRVVHVLGRYDRYRRAGR; from the coding sequence ATGGACAAGGGTCGCGAGTCGCGCTGGGAGAAGGACGCGATGACCGTCGAGATCATGTTCGCGTTGATCAGTGCGGCGTTCGTCGCGGGTGGGGTGTTCTTCGTCGTCCTCGTGCCCGCCCTGGTCTGGGACCTGTCGGCCGGTGTCGACAAGGGGTTCCAGGTGGTCGCCGGGGTGTTGGGGCTCGGGGCGGCCGGGTGGCGGGTGGTTCATGTGTTGGGGCGGTACGACCGGTATCGGCGTGCGGGGCGCTGA
- a CDS encoding ParA family protein: MPKPAANGSPQRELTPSTHGRSRRSGHRASTAPANLVVERYPFDDIAEYIRAKRAEFGAIVVDAGGGSARIFHEAVTEANLLLVPVAPTKIERRKLVATFDEAERAAARNPHGVTAHVVMVKADDRTSLPGRAKGQLLEPAECEGIGPDRDEPFPLAETTIHSWVHYMEAFGEIPTELSEYANLMKELTA; the protein is encoded by the coding sequence ATGCCGAAGCCCGCAGCGAATGGGAGTCCGCAGCGTGAACTCACCCCCTCCACCCACGGCCGATCACGACGATCAGGTCACCGCGCAAGCACTGCCCCGGCCAACCTGGTTGTCGAGCGGTACCCGTTCGACGACATCGCCGAGTACATCCGTGCCAAGCGCGCCGAGTTCGGCGCGATCGTGGTCGACGCCGGCGGCGGCAGCGCCCGCATCTTCCACGAGGCTGTTACCGAAGCGAACCTGCTGCTCGTGCCGGTCGCCCCCACCAAGATCGAGCGCCGCAAGCTGGTGGCTACCTTCGACGAGGCCGAACGCGCCGCCGCCCGCAACCCCCACGGCGTCACCGCCCACGTGGTCATGGTCAAGGCCGACGACCGCACCAGCCTGCCCGGCCGGGCCAAGGGCCAGCTGCTGGAGCCCGCCGAGTGCGAGGGCATCGGCCCGGACCGCGACGAGCCGTTCCCGCTCGCCGAGACCACCATCCACTCCTGGGTGCACTACATGGAGGCCTTCGGCGAGATCCCCACCGAACTGAGCGAGTACGCCAACCTGATGAAGGAACTCACCGCATGA
- a CDS encoding preprotein translocase subunit SecA: MSPVFDPHAKVIIDSWASLMALMGKFHAGDDPAVAVGETVDEAVDEFASKVRRFDPIRLIEVARLAFLPLVPAGMMPVTADSSAAPLELLALTALVPPQEAADVTASPQGPVAEQEMSHFVSTAREEIDKLLHLAQLRSFAAADPTDKLALVSLLVQGGEVWMRNSSYPEMVETTNRALLDGDPEVRAALVAELGFDASDALAVLDACHDLQVVSMNHRIDAMRDSVSEAMASAETGRADDGVMDLARSSLMTMFEPEAVEATVAIEDVVRHTSIAEDKVKAVIERFRLDLAGATPAEVVNAFTAGQNPLRTRPLIVTTDERLMLPHPGLHVFAVRENLEEHLKTSAAWNKYAKHRGDLLEVRTRDALGRVLPGARYRDGFEYYVPANATEAANADPAKYTKRVEGDHLVLIDDVAIVIEDKAVAFSALSRGGKKTRIRNDLTGIVTKAAEQAGRIRDGIEQDGGLRIEDEGWVDLSHIREIHTIAVSLDDISPVLTATAELVRAELLSADNIPWTVSLHDLELITELVDRPSEFLLYLRRRRNPNVTLMFSAPDELDLFLHFFEAGLWVEPDPAQVRTAFPFIPEPSPAELRRYRSQKPAIVTSRTDALDQWFHTRHEAGPEAASALKPHMAATPTASLVDELQERNVTGWLSIGTTLLSGAHTAQHKFARYGAELLNNPSPNGQGRSITVPITASADPAEGWLFVWATRPAGEEPAAAKQRVMDYVRAKKHQLNLPRGVVFLYDEPTGDLRDILYDGHIGPLDTSVTATVRTLRPASDLQRTIHPNAKHPARNTGKTKSKQKRPKRKR; encoded by the coding sequence GTGTCACCAGTTTTCGACCCGCACGCGAAGGTAATCATTGACTCCTGGGCCTCCCTCATGGCGCTCATGGGGAAGTTCCATGCGGGCGACGATCCTGCCGTAGCTGTCGGTGAAACAGTCGACGAAGCAGTCGACGAGTTCGCCTCGAAGGTACGACGCTTCGACCCGATACGGCTCATCGAGGTGGCTCGTCTGGCGTTCTTGCCATTGGTCCCCGCAGGAATGATGCCGGTCACCGCGGATTCCAGTGCCGCGCCACTCGAACTACTCGCGTTGACCGCTCTCGTGCCTCCGCAGGAGGCGGCAGATGTCACAGCCTCCCCCCAGGGTCCGGTCGCGGAGCAGGAGATGAGCCACTTCGTATCGACGGCGCGGGAGGAGATCGACAAGCTTCTCCACTTGGCTCAGCTGCGCTCTTTCGCCGCTGCGGATCCGACCGACAAGCTCGCTCTGGTGTCATTGCTCGTCCAAGGGGGCGAGGTGTGGATGCGAAATTCGTCCTACCCGGAGATGGTCGAGACGACCAACCGCGCGCTCTTGGACGGTGACCCGGAAGTGCGGGCGGCTCTTGTCGCCGAGCTCGGCTTCGACGCGTCTGACGCCCTAGCGGTTCTCGACGCGTGCCATGACCTCCAGGTGGTGAGCATGAACCATCGCATAGACGCGATGCGTGACTCTGTGTCTGAAGCGATGGCGTCCGCTGAGACCGGGCGAGCTGACGATGGGGTCATGGACCTCGCACGGTCCAGCCTCATGACGATGTTCGAGCCTGAAGCCGTCGAGGCCACTGTGGCCATCGAAGACGTCGTCAGACATACCAGCATCGCTGAGGACAAGGTCAAAGCAGTCATCGAGCGGTTCCGACTGGATCTGGCAGGAGCGACGCCTGCAGAAGTCGTCAACGCGTTCACCGCCGGCCAGAATCCGCTGCGGACCCGACCGCTCATCGTCACCACTGACGAACGCCTGATGCTGCCCCACCCAGGGCTCCATGTCTTCGCCGTCCGCGAGAATCTGGAAGAGCATCTCAAGACCTCGGCGGCATGGAACAAGTACGCGAAGCACCGTGGAGACCTCCTCGAAGTCCGCACCCGAGACGCCCTGGGTCGCGTGTTGCCCGGAGCCCGCTACCGGGACGGGTTCGAGTACTACGTGCCCGCGAACGCCACGGAGGCGGCAAACGCTGACCCGGCGAAGTACACCAAGCGCGTCGAGGGCGACCACCTCGTCCTGATCGACGACGTCGCCATTGTCATCGAAGACAAAGCCGTCGCGTTCAGTGCACTGTCCCGTGGCGGCAAGAAGACACGGATCCGCAATGATCTGACCGGCATCGTCACGAAAGCCGCCGAGCAAGCTGGTCGGATCCGGGACGGAATCGAGCAGGACGGAGGCCTGCGCATTGAGGACGAGGGGTGGGTAGACCTCAGTCACATCCGCGAGATCCACACGATCGCAGTCAGCCTCGATGACATCTCGCCCGTGCTCACTGCCACCGCGGAGCTGGTGCGGGCGGAGCTGCTCAGCGCCGACAACATCCCATGGACAGTGTCACTGCACGACCTTGAGCTGATCACAGAACTCGTCGACCGACCCTCTGAGTTCCTGCTCTACCTACGGCGACGTCGCAACCCGAACGTCACGCTCATGTTCAGCGCACCGGACGAGCTGGACCTGTTCCTGCACTTCTTCGAGGCGGGCCTTTGGGTTGAGCCTGACCCGGCACAGGTGCGCACCGCGTTCCCGTTCATCCCCGAGCCGTCGCCAGCCGAGTTGCGCCGCTACCGCTCACAGAAGCCGGCCATCGTGACGAGCCGCACCGACGCTCTCGACCAGTGGTTCCACACTAGGCATGAGGCGGGTCCCGAAGCCGCATCCGCCCTCAAACCACACATGGCCGCGACCCCAACCGCGTCCCTCGTCGATGAACTACAAGAGCGCAACGTCACGGGCTGGCTGAGCATCGGGACCACACTCCTGTCCGGTGCCCACACCGCTCAGCACAAGTTCGCTCGCTACGGCGCCGAGCTCCTCAACAACCCCTCGCCGAACGGCCAAGGCCGCAGTATCACCGTCCCCATCACGGCCAGTGCCGACCCCGCCGAAGGATGGCTCTTCGTCTGGGCTACTCGCCCTGCCGGAGAAGAACCTGCCGCTGCCAAGCAGCGGGTCATGGACTATGTGCGTGCGAAGAAGCACCAGCTCAATCTCCCGCGAGGCGTTGTCTTCCTGTACGACGAACCGACCGGCGACCTCCGGGACATCCTCTACGACGGGCACATCGGACCGCTCGACACTTCCGTCACCGCGACAGTGAGGACATTGCGGCCCGCCTCGGACTTGCAGCGAACGATCCATCCCAACGCCAAGCACCCGGCGCGCAACACGGGCAAAACCAAGTCCAAGCAGAAAAGACCGAAGCGGAAGCGGTAG
- a CDS encoding protein kinase domain-containing protein, producing MTARSRPRGFAMRHLSVYPGLTTYAVPLPDGDYSTDRHGNPKIARVTLEPEGFPAPHRPDGLTDSQWAFATNGPRRWQSAVTTFGDRAEEIAAELARNGCIVLECDFRDARVVLPPRGWAPHPDLHAAQQERTSQRAAQRAAQDNEARRLSAELARDPAARPLQAILRAQRHGAYRDHVIEAARVLLADETMTGMGEVEPWAPVQWLKRGTKSDYEKDQEPLAEGGQGAVFGGVHKHARIPVALKQLRYGDEGSVHRMGREISIGHLYGQHPNVMPVLDSDPDGRWFVMPLANGSAASHAERLRRETGALRDLVTAVCEGLRRPHADDRMHRDIKPANVLLLNGTWVVADWGLGRQPRGETSVPHRTRTGTGFGSEGFAAPELASGNPHHVASSADIYSIGRLIAAILTGERPEQNVSLLPANGPWRAVVEEATRHKPTDRPQDVDELLRLLKDIS from the coding sequence ATGACCGCCCGCTCCCGCCCGCGTGGCTTCGCGATGCGTCACCTCAGCGTCTATCCCGGCCTCACCACATACGCAGTTCCCCTGCCCGATGGTGACTACAGCACCGACCGCCACGGTAATCCCAAGATCGCGCGTGTCACTCTGGAGCCGGAAGGTTTCCCCGCACCGCACCGCCCGGACGGCCTGACCGACAGCCAGTGGGCCTTTGCCACCAACGGCCCCCGCCGATGGCAGTCCGCCGTGACCACATTCGGCGACCGTGCCGAGGAGATAGCCGCAGAGCTTGCGCGCAACGGATGCATAGTCCTCGAATGCGACTTCCGCGACGCCCGCGTGGTCCTGCCGCCCCGTGGCTGGGCTCCCCATCCTGACCTGCATGCGGCCCAGCAAGAGCGCACCAGCCAGCGCGCTGCCCAAAGGGCCGCTCAGGACAACGAAGCACGCCGTCTTTCCGCCGAACTCGCCCGCGATCCCGCCGCCCGACCATTGCAAGCCATCCTCAGAGCACAACGGCACGGTGCCTACCGTGACCACGTCATCGAGGCCGCCCGCGTCCTTCTCGCCGACGAGACCATGACCGGCATGGGCGAGGTCGAGCCCTGGGCTCCTGTGCAGTGGCTCAAGCGTGGAACGAAGTCCGACTACGAGAAGGACCAGGAGCCGCTTGCTGAGGGCGGCCAGGGCGCTGTTTTTGGCGGCGTGCACAAGCACGCCCGCATTCCCGTCGCTCTGAAACAGCTCCGCTACGGTGATGAGGGCTCTGTGCACCGCATGGGTCGCGAGATCTCCATCGGTCACCTGTACGGACAGCACCCGAACGTCATGCCGGTGCTTGACTCTGACCCAGATGGTCGATGGTTCGTCATGCCGCTTGCGAACGGCAGCGCAGCCAGCCACGCGGAACGTCTGCGGCGGGAGACCGGAGCTCTGCGGGACCTTGTCACAGCGGTCTGCGAAGGACTGCGCCGTCCGCACGCCGACGATCGGATGCACCGCGACATCAAGCCGGCAAACGTCCTCCTCCTCAACGGCACGTGGGTCGTGGCGGACTGGGGGTTGGGACGTCAGCCCCGAGGAGAGACCAGCGTTCCCCACCGAACGCGGACCGGCACCGGCTTCGGGTCCGAGGGGTTCGCCGCGCCTGAGCTGGCATCCGGAAACCCCCATCACGTGGCGTCCAGTGCTGACATCTACAGCATCGGACGACTCATCGCAGCCATCCTGACCGGAGAGCGTCCCGAGCAGAATGTCTCCCTGCTACCCGCGAACGGACCATGGCGAGCCGTAGTAGAGGAGGCAACCCGCCACAAACCGACCGACCGCCCGCAGGACGTGGACGAACTCCTGCGCCTGCTCAAGGACATTTCGTGA
- a CDS encoding UvrD-helicase domain-containing protein, which produces MSPVQYVDRRRRLERGKISHDEVIDLALRMVTQHPKLTRLIADGYPIIFVDEYQNTSPKTIRLLLDHIAGAGHHSCVVGLFGDSIQKIYPSGQGAVVHPQLTPITKHENHRCSLPVVAVLNKIRPELQQEAVGEHTDGEVHVFLNSTLPAGHACLDAAPQHLTERG; this is translated from the coding sequence ATGTCGCCAGTCCAGTACGTCGACCGCCGACGTCGCCTGGAACGGGGGAAAATATCCCACGACGAAGTCATCGATCTCGCGCTACGCATGGTGACCCAGCATCCCAAACTCACGCGCCTCATCGCTGACGGCTACCCGATCATCTTCGTCGACGAGTACCAAAACACCTCCCCGAAGACGATCCGCCTGTTGCTGGACCACATCGCCGGAGCCGGCCACCACTCGTGCGTCGTCGGACTGTTCGGCGACTCCATACAGAAGATCTACCCCTCCGGACAGGGCGCCGTCGTCCACCCCCAACTGACCCCCATCACCAAGCACGAGAACCATCGCTGCTCTCTGCCCGTCGTCGCCGTTCTCAACAAGATCCGTCCCGAGCTGCAGCAAGAGGCGGTCGGTGAGCACACTGACGGGGAGGTACACGTTTTCCTCAACTCCACCCTGCCCGCCGGCCATGCGTGCCTGGATGCGGCTCCCCAGCACCTCACCGAGCGGGGCTGA